A single region of the Desulfonatronovibrio hydrogenovorans DSM 9292 genome encodes:
- a CDS encoding CdaR family protein: MFKVNWQYRIIAAVLALFFWYLISGQEKVEIWLNVPVEIVNLPSDHMIRSGMVGSVRVRCRGTSTILNRLETGRISYTLDLSGIRRGSNVVVLDPKNINLPRAMEVVEISPSRLELDVDRILTKTVPVRISWQAHISPDFELKEIRVEPEHVRISGAARVVERIEEIESRHIEIRDETPRRVIRKVGLELFPEVDSSVGEVLVEFVFGPVLEEIWVRKPVQVIADEGVDYRIEPDHVRANLALPKTLLRTEGWRDGIGYFIRIDQEMEPGVHELQVGVDMPRDGQVVEKRPETIRVEIR; this comes from the coding sequence ATGTTTAAAGTCAACTGGCAATACAGAATCATAGCAGCTGTGCTGGCTCTGTTCTTCTGGTATCTTATCAGTGGTCAGGAGAAGGTGGAGATATGGCTGAATGTGCCGGTTGAAATCGTTAACCTTCCTTCAGACCATATGATCAGGAGTGGAATGGTGGGGTCTGTCCGGGTCAGATGCAGGGGGACCAGCACCATCCTCAACAGGCTGGAGACCGGCAGGATCAGTTATACCCTAGATCTTAGCGGGATCAGGAGGGGCAGCAATGTCGTGGTTCTTGACCCCAAGAACATCAACCTTCCCAGGGCCATGGAGGTGGTCGAGATTTCCCCTTCCAGGCTGGAGCTGGATGTTGACCGGATCCTGACCAAAACAGTTCCAGTGAGGATAAGCTGGCAGGCCCATATCAGCCCTGATTTTGAACTCAAGGAAATTCGGGTGGAACCTGAACATGTAAGGATAAGCGGGGCTGCCAGAGTGGTGGAACGGATCGAGGAGATCGAATCCAGGCATATTGAAATCAGGGATGAAACCCCAAGAAGGGTCATCCGGAAAGTCGGACTGGAGCTTTTTCCGGAGGTGGACTCATCAGTAGGAGAGGTCCTGGTTGAGTTCGTGTTTGGCCCTGTCCTGGAGGAAATCTGGGTGCGCAAGCCTGTGCAGGTCATTGCTGATGAAGGAGTGGACTACAGGATTGAGCCTGATCATGTCCGGGCCAACCTGGCCCTGCCCAAGACCCTCTTGCGCACTGAGGGCTGGCGGGATGGCATTGGCTATTTTATCCGCATAGACCAGGAAATGGAGCCGGGCGTACATGAACTGCAAGTAGGGGTGGATATGCCAAGAGACGGACAGGTGGTGGAGAAGCGCCCGGAAACCATCAGAGTCGAAATAAGGTGA
- the cdaA gene encoding diadenylate cyclase CdaA — MVLNLGFVQFGWRDIVDIVVVAFIIYRVILLVKGTRAVSVFYGLLLLLVIYYFSGEFGLHTLHWLLANFLGSLFLVIIILFQRDIRKALAEMGAGRLWFKSRPGLVILDELILALVAMAQKRIGALVVIEKNTPLGDVVESGVELDSSFSKDLLETIFYPNTPLHDGAVVIRDDKIVAAGCILPLAVGIKSKWDFGTRHRAALGITEETDAIAIVVSEERGAISVAIGGKLITALDEVRLRRVLSTAWEK; from the coding sequence ATGGTTTTGAATCTAGGCTTTGTTCAATTCGGATGGCGCGACATCGTTGATATTGTTGTTGTGGCCTTTATTATTTACCGGGTGATCCTGCTGGTGAAGGGTACCAGGGCGGTCTCGGTTTTTTACGGTCTGCTCCTGCTCCTGGTCATCTACTACTTTTCCGGAGAATTCGGCCTGCACACTCTGCATTGGCTCCTGGCCAACTTCCTGGGCTCCCTGTTTCTGGTCATCATCATTCTTTTTCAGCGGGACATCCGCAAGGCTTTGGCCGAGATGGGCGCAGGCAGGCTCTGGTTCAAATCAAGGCCGGGCCTGGTCATCCTTGACGAGCTGATCCTGGCCCTGGTGGCCATGGCTCAGAAAAGAATCGGGGCCCTTGTGGTCATTGAAAAGAACACTCCCTTGGGCGATGTTGTTGAATCAGGAGTTGAACTTGATTCTTCCTTTTCCAAAGATCTTCTGGAAACCATTTTTTATCCCAACACCCCATTGCACGATGGGGCTGTGGTGATCCGGGACGATAAGATTGTGGCTGCCGGATGTATTCTACCCCTGGCCGTGGGCATCAAGTCCAAGTGGGACTTTGGCACTAGGCACCGGGCTGCTCTGGGCATTACTGAAGAAACCGATGCCATCGCCATAGTGGTTTCTGAAGAAAGGGGAGCCATTTCCGTGGCTATAGGAGGAAAACTCATTACCGCCCTGGATGAAGTCCGTCTGAGAAGAGTGCTGTCCACTGCCTGGGAAAAATGA
- the glmM gene encoding phosphoglucosamine mutase: protein MRKKLFGTDGLRGQANIFPMLPEIVLRLGLAAGQYFRNGRRRHRVLIGKDTRLSGYVFENALTSGFCASGMDVYMVGPMPTPAISFLTKNMRADLGVVISASHNPFMDNGIKFFDQMGFKLSDQVEDEISEMVLSPDINWAHPQPELMGRATKIVDSPGRYIVHLKNSLPNTMSLQGMKVVIDCANGATYRVAPLIFEELGAKVIMTGVEPDGLNINKKCGSLYPEVAANMVLEHGADLGLTLDGDGDRLIAIDENGVVLDGDQIMAICAMDLMEKDSLPGNLLVSTVMSNMALEVFMGSIGGSLIRTKVGDRYVVEAMRRKGAIMGGEQSGHLIFLDYSTTGDGILAGIRLLRIMLEKNKPLSELSRLLTPFPQKLINVHVERKIPFEEVENIRKALEKAEKSLGKKGRVLLRYSGTESVARVMVEGDDEALVEKWASDLAEEVEHGLRADS, encoded by the coding sequence ATGCGCAAAAAACTGTTTGGAACAGACGGGCTTCGAGGTCAGGCCAATATTTTTCCCATGCTTCCGGAGATAGTCCTGAGACTGGGGCTGGCAGCCGGTCAATACTTTCGTAACGGCCGCCGAAGACACCGGGTACTCATCGGCAAGGACACAAGATTATCCGGATATGTCTTTGAGAATGCCCTGACTTCGGGTTTCTGTGCTTCGGGCATGGATGTTTATATGGTGGGTCCCATGCCTACTCCGGCCATTTCTTTTCTGACCAAAAACATGCGGGCTGATCTGGGCGTGGTTATATCCGCCTCCCACAATCCGTTCATGGACAACGGCATTAAATTTTTCGACCAAATGGGATTCAAGCTGTCTGATCAGGTTGAGGATGAAATTTCCGAGATGGTTTTGTCACCGGATATCAACTGGGCTCATCCTCAGCCGGAACTTATGGGCAGGGCCACTAAAATCGTGGACAGCCCGGGTAGGTACATCGTTCACCTCAAGAACAGCCTGCCCAACACCATGAGCCTCCAGGGAATGAAGGTGGTCATTGATTGTGCCAATGGAGCCACCTACAGGGTCGCCCCCCTGATATTTGAAGAGCTGGGGGCAAAAGTCATTATGACCGGAGTTGAGCCCGACGGGCTGAACATCAATAAAAAGTGCGGTTCACTTTACCCTGAGGTGGCAGCCAATATGGTCCTGGAACATGGGGCTGATCTGGGCCTGACTTTGGATGGAGACGGTGACAGGCTCATAGCCATTGATGAGAACGGAGTGGTCCTTGACGGTGATCAGATTATGGCTATCTGCGCCATGGATCTGATGGAAAAAGATTCTCTTCCAGGCAACCTGCTGGTATCAACCGTTATGAGCAATATGGCCCTGGAAGTGTTCATGGGTTCCATAGGCGGCAGTCTCATCCGGACCAAAGTGGGAGACAGATATGTTGTTGAAGCCATGCGCCGGAAAGGGGCCATCATGGGCGGAGAACAGTCAGGCCATCTTATCTTTCTTGATTATTCAACCACTGGCGATGGAATCCTGGCCGGTATCAGGCTGTTGCGGATAATGCTGGAAAAAAACAAACCACTGTCTGAACTCTCCAGGCTGCTGACTCCGTTTCCCCAGAAACTCATCAATGTCCATGTTGAAAGAAAAATACCTTTTGAGGAAGTGGAAAACATCAGAAAGGCCCTGGAAAAGGCGGAAAAGAGCCTGGGCAAGAAAGGAAGAGTCCTGCTCAGATATTCTGGAACCGAGTCAGTGGCCAGGGTCATGGTGGAGGGAGATGATGAAGCCCTAGTTGAAAAATGGGCTTCAGACCTGGCTGAAGAGGTGGAACACGGACTCAGAGCTGATTCCTGA
- the galU gene encoding UTP--glucose-1-phosphate uridylyltransferase GalU has product MEAKKVIIPVAGWGTRSLPATKNVPKEMLPVYKKPAVQYVVEEAIDSDLNDVVFVTNQQKRIIEDHFDYNLSLEALLRRSGKEHLLKDVRQVAEMANIISVRQKEQLGLGHAVLCAREVVKQEPFAVMVGDDLMFSREPAIKQLMEVAKTEHMPVVGVVEVPLERVSKYGIIQGEEFAPGLYRVRQVFEKPDPKNAPSRLAIVGRYVLTPEIFEYLENLEPGYDLEYQLTDALQALAQNKRLLAVKLDGRRFDIGDWADYLTGNIYFALQDEELRDELLQRLEEFLPCK; this is encoded by the coding sequence GTGGAAGCCAAGAAGGTGATTATTCCAGTAGCCGGTTGGGGAACCAGGTCATTGCCTGCCACCAAGAACGTTCCCAAGGAGATGCTTCCTGTTTATAAAAAACCAGCGGTCCAGTACGTGGTGGAAGAAGCCATTGATTCTGACCTGAACGATGTGGTCTTTGTAACCAACCAGCAAAAAAGGATCATTGAGGACCATTTTGACTACAACCTGTCCCTTGAAGCCCTGCTCCGCAGGTCGGGCAAGGAGCATCTTTTGAAAGATGTCAGGCAGGTTGCTGAAATGGCAAATATAATTTCCGTACGGCAAAAAGAGCAGTTGGGTCTGGGACATGCAGTCCTCTGTGCCAGAGAGGTAGTCAAACAGGAGCCTTTTGCGGTCATGGTGGGAGACGACCTCATGTTCAGCAGGGAACCGGCTATTAAGCAGCTCATGGAAGTAGCCAAGACCGAGCATATGCCTGTGGTGGGAGTTGTTGAGGTGCCCCTGGAAAGGGTCTCCAAATACGGCATCATCCAGGGAGAGGAGTTTGCACCCGGGCTTTACCGGGTAAGACAGGTCTTTGAAAAGCCTGATCCCAAAAATGCCCCGTCCAGGCTGGCCATAGTTGGCAGATATGTGCTTACTCCGGAAATATTCGAATATCTTGAGAATCTGGAGCCAGGATATGATCTTGAATATCAGCTGACCGACGCCCTGCAGGCCCTGGCTCAGAACAAGAGACTTCTGGCGGTCAAGCTTGATGGAAGACGGTTTGATATTGGAGACTGGGCCGACTATCTGACAGGAAACATATACTTCGCGCTGCAGGACGAGGAACTGCGCGATGAACTGCTTCAAAGGCTGGAGGAGTTTTTGCCTTGCAAATAG
- the priA gene encoding replication restart helicase PriA, with protein sequence MSNYHHSRAIWSVAVLSPPYKSLVYQEPEYFSAQTWTPGLRVTVPMGRGDVLRVGVLETHVPMGPLKKLKDIHWPLEREPLISREYLEMILELSKRHLVPLARILASVLPEGLRRLPDALVIKGSGQKVPFPGPGSDKRHLKDLADSWMAGEADFFSRSRVSQKIISVAKDPPWPILPNAKLQWKIMDLLWEQGEVTGSHLRKVFGPQVGTSIKSLTDKGLVRVQIQNPEGGQARACSGKRIDYELTPDQQEALSFFLPKLGKRVFDVSVLHGITGSGKSIVYLNLARECLEKGRSAVILAPEIAIAAQLYALICTSLPSSRVFLHHGLKGSKDKESLFLALSRSEEPIILVGTRSALFMPLQNVGLIILDEEHDESFKQDQVFVYQAKEIAHYLAKRDDSVLILGSATPDVKSFYAAREKKVNLVTMNSRVGKSILPRVSFVDLKKDPPGFGPLSSRCEKALKETLGRGEQAIIMHNRRGYSPIIMCSDCSEIARCSECKVSLTLHKQRQRLVCHYCGKSLPFSIFCENCRGAEFVPVGDGTEKIEEFFIEKLKDINVLRLDRDSARNPARTEEILDAFAGNRAQVLVGTQMLSKGHTFPNVTLCIVLDGDLGLGLPDYRSSERTFQLLVQLSGRAGRGDKPGQVFIQTRNPEHFCWQFVAASDYHGFFEQELSRRRLFGYPPFVRLGLIRLSVPAGWSKGENLLSELRRFSPGIADKFGVRLLGPAAAPLSRLKNRDRYQFLVKARDWTSIKHVYCQLEPFWKKHRNIRASLDLDPMNML encoded by the coding sequence ATGTCAAATTACCATCATTCCCGGGCGATATGGTCTGTAGCCGTACTGAGCCCGCCTTACAAAAGTCTTGTCTATCAGGAGCCTGAGTATTTTTCAGCCCAGACCTGGACGCCCGGGCTGAGGGTCACGGTTCCCATGGGCCGGGGGGACGTGCTCAGGGTTGGAGTGCTGGAGACTCATGTGCCCATGGGTCCTTTGAAGAAACTCAAAGATATTCACTGGCCCCTGGAAAGGGAGCCTCTTATTTCCCGGGAATACCTGGAAATGATTCTTGAACTCTCCAAAAGACACCTGGTTCCCCTGGCCAGAATCCTGGCCAGTGTCCTGCCTGAAGGACTGCGCCGCCTGCCGGATGCCCTTGTTATAAAAGGGTCCGGTCAAAAGGTTCCTTTTCCCGGGCCAGGTTCCGATAAAAGGCACCTTAAAGACCTTGCAGACTCCTGGATGGCTGGTGAAGCTGATTTTTTTTCCAGGAGCAGGGTGTCTCAAAAGATTATTTCCGTGGCCAAAGATCCTCCCTGGCCGATTTTGCCCAATGCCAAACTGCAATGGAAGATTATGGATCTGCTGTGGGAGCAGGGGGAGGTCACAGGGTCCCACCTCAGAAAGGTCTTTGGACCTCAGGTTGGGACGAGCATCAAGTCATTAACGGACAAAGGACTGGTCAGGGTTCAGATCCAAAACCCTGAAGGGGGGCAGGCCAGGGCTTGTTCCGGGAAGAGGATTGACTATGAACTGACACCGGATCAGCAGGAGGCCCTGTCTTTTTTCCTGCCCAAGCTGGGCAAAAGGGTTTTTGACGTCAGTGTTCTGCATGGTATAACCGGTAGCGGGAAAAGCATTGTTTATCTGAACCTGGCCAGGGAGTGTCTGGAAAAAGGAAGGTCTGCCGTTATCCTGGCCCCGGAAATAGCCATTGCAGCTCAGCTTTATGCCCTGATCTGTACTTCCCTGCCTTCCAGCAGGGTTTTTCTGCACCATGGTCTTAAAGGCTCAAAAGACAAAGAATCTCTTTTTCTTGCCCTGTCCAGATCTGAGGAACCGATCATCCTGGTGGGCACCAGGTCGGCCCTGTTCATGCCGCTTCAGAATGTGGGACTGATAATTCTGGATGAAGAACATGACGAATCATTCAAACAGGATCAGGTCTTTGTTTATCAGGCCAAGGAGATAGCTCACTATCTGGCCAAACGGGATGATTCGGTTTTGATTCTGGGATCTGCCACTCCTGATGTAAAAAGCTTTTATGCGGCCAGGGAAAAAAAAGTGAACCTGGTTACCATGAACAGTCGGGTGGGCAAAAGCATTCTGCCCAGGGTCAGTTTTGTTGATCTGAAAAAAGATCCGCCTGGATTCGGTCCTTTGTCCAGCAGATGTGAAAAGGCCTTGAAAGAGACCCTGGGCAGGGGCGAGCAGGCCATAATCATGCATAACCGCAGAGGGTATTCCCCCATCATCATGTGCAGCGACTGTTCGGAAATCGCTAGGTGCTCGGAATGCAAAGTGAGTCTGACCCTGCACAAGCAGAGGCAAAGGCTGGTATGCCACTACTGCGGCAAATCCCTTCCGTTTTCCATTTTTTGTGAGAACTGCCGGGGAGCTGAATTTGTTCCAGTGGGGGACGGTACTGAAAAGATTGAAGAGTTTTTTATAGAAAAATTAAAAGACATAAATGTATTGCGACTGGACAGGGACAGCGCCAGGAACCCGGCCAGGACTGAGGAGATACTGGACGCCTTTGCCGGGAACCGCGCCCAGGTCCTGGTGGGAACCCAGATGCTCAGCAAGGGACATACCTTTCCCAATGTGACCCTGTGTATTGTCCTGGACGGAGACCTGGGGCTGGGACTTCCTGATTATCGTTCTTCTGAAAGGACCTTTCAGCTCCTGGTCCAGCTTTCAGGGAGGGCCGGCAGAGGAGACAAGCCTGGTCAGGTCTTCATACAGACCAGGAATCCTGAACATTTTTGCTGGCAGTTTGTTGCTGCTTCCGACTATCATGGTTTTTTTGAACAGGAGTTATCCAGGCGAAGGCTTTTTGGATACCCTCCGTTTGTCAGGCTGGGGCTTATAAGATTGTCCGTTCCAGCAGGATGGAGCAAAGGCGAGAACTTGCTTTCCGAGCTGCGAAGATTTTCCCCGGGCATTGCGGATAAATTTGGAGTCAGGCTTCTGGGACCGGCAGCGGCCCCATTGTCAAGATTGAAAAACAGGGATAGATACCAGTTTCTGGTCAAGGCCAGGGACTGGACCAGCATCAAGCATGTTTACTGCCAGCTGGAGCCGTTCTGGAAAAAACACAGAAACATCAGGGCCAGTCTGGATCTGGATCCCATGAACATGCTCTAA
- the ftsH gene encoding ATP-dependent zinc metalloprotease FtsH, which translates to MNNFSRNLLLWATISLVMIILFNLFNQPQVPQYKLTYTELLTKVNQGEVMAVKIQGQKVTGVLIDDRRFTSFIPDDPGFVDLLVKNNVQVEAEPEEQGSWLATIFISWFPMLLLIGVWIFFMRQMQGGGGKAMSFGRSKAKMISQEDSKVTFADVAGVDEAKDELSEVVDFLSNPKKFTRLGGRIPKGVLLVGSPGTGKTLLARAVAGEAGVPFFSISGSDFVEMFVGVGASRVRDLFVQGKKNAPCLIFIDEIDAVGRQRGAGLGGGHDEREQTLNQLLVEMDGFESNEGVILIAATNRPDVLDPALLRPGRFDRQVVVPNPDVAGRKRILDVHSRRTPLAPGVDMEVIAKGTPGFSGADLENLVNEAALHAAKLDKEQVSMEDFEEAKDKVLMGKERRSLILSDEEKKTTAYHEAGHTIVARLLPGTDPIHKVSIIPRGRALGVTMQLPQDERYNYSKTYLENNLAVLLGGRVAEELVFNQMTTGAGNDIERATKMARKMVCEWGMSDTLGPLAFGGRGEEVFLGREFTQHKEYSEETARLIDEEVKKIVRDAYEKAKELLQEHTDTLHRLSEALLERETLTGKEVEMVMNGEELPPLEEKMRNGDPGPGEEKKDKEPDKTEEKKEDEGFKIE; encoded by the coding sequence TTGAATAATTTTTCTAGAAACCTGTTGCTCTGGGCAACCATATCCCTGGTGATGATCATCCTGTTCAACCTGTTCAATCAGCCGCAGGTACCCCAGTACAAGTTGACATACACTGAGCTGCTTACCAAGGTCAACCAGGGCGAAGTAATGGCGGTCAAGATTCAGGGCCAGAAGGTCACTGGAGTGCTCATTGATGATCGCAGGTTCACTTCTTTCATCCCTGATGATCCGGGCTTTGTGGATCTGCTGGTCAAGAACAATGTCCAGGTGGAGGCCGAACCTGAGGAGCAGGGATCATGGCTGGCCACGATCTTTATTTCCTGGTTCCCCATGCTCCTGCTTATAGGTGTCTGGATTTTTTTCATGCGCCAGATGCAGGGGGGGGGAGGCAAGGCCATGTCTTTTGGCAGGTCAAAGGCCAAAATGATTTCCCAGGAGGACAGCAAGGTCACTTTTGCTGATGTGGCCGGAGTGGATGAGGCCAAAGACGAATTGAGCGAGGTGGTTGACTTTCTGAGCAATCCCAAGAAGTTCACCCGGCTGGGAGGACGGATACCCAAGGGGGTTCTGCTGGTCGGGTCTCCAGGAACAGGAAAGACCCTGCTGGCCAGGGCCGTGGCCGGGGAGGCCGGGGTGCCTTTCTTTTCCATCTCAGGTTCGGACTTTGTGGAAATGTTTGTGGGTGTTGGTGCCTCCAGGGTCCGGGATCTTTTTGTCCAGGGCAAGAAAAACGCTCCTTGTCTCATATTTATTGATGAGATCGATGCAGTGGGACGGCAGAGAGGGGCAGGCCTGGGAGGCGGACATGATGAAAGGGAGCAGACCCTGAACCAGCTCCTGGTGGAGATGGACGGGTTTGAATCCAACGAAGGCGTCATCCTGATTGCTGCCACCAACAGGCCGGATGTTCTTGATCCAGCTTTGCTCAGACCGGGCCGGTTCGACCGCCAGGTGGTGGTGCCCAATCCGGACGTGGCGGGCAGAAAGAGGATTCTGGATGTCCACAGCCGAAGGACTCCGCTGGCCCCGGGTGTGGATATGGAGGTCATAGCCAAGGGAACACCGGGATTTTCCGGGGCTGACCTGGAGAACCTGGTCAATGAGGCTGCCCTGCATGCAGCTAAACTGGACAAGGAACAGGTCAGTATGGAGGATTTTGAAGAAGCCAAGGACAAGGTTCTCATGGGCAAGGAAAGGCGCAGTCTCATTCTGAGCGATGAGGAAAAAAAGACCACGGCCTATCATGAAGCCGGCCACACCATAGTTGCCAGGCTCCTGCCCGGAACCGATCCCATCCATAAGGTCTCCATAATTCCCAGGGGTAGGGCCCTGGGAGTGACCATGCAGCTCCCGCAGGATGAAAGATATAATTATTCCAAGACATATCTGGAAAACAACCTGGCTGTGCTTCTGGGAGGACGGGTGGCTGAAGAGCTGGTGTTCAACCAGATGACTACCGGCGCTGGCAATGATATTGAGCGGGCCACCAAGATGGCCAGGAAGATGGTTTGTGAGTGGGGCATGAGTGATACCTTGGGCCCCCTGGCTTTTGGCGGCCGGGGCGAAGAAGTATTTCTGGGCCGGGAATTCACCCAGCACAAGGAATACAGCGAGGAAACCGCCAGGCTCATTGATGAGGAAGTTAAGAAAATTGTCCGGGACGCCTATGAGAAAGCCAAAGAGCTTTTGCAGGAACATACTGACACCCTGCACAGGCTTTCAGAGGCCCTGCTGGAAAGGGAAACCCTGACCGGCAAGGAGGTGGAGATGGTCATGAACGGGGAAGAACTACCTCCCCTGGAGGAAAAGATGCGTAACGGAGACCCCGGACCTGGCGAGGAAAAAAAAGACAAGGAACCTGACAAGACCGAAGAAAAAAAAGAGGATGAGGGCTTCAAGATTGAGTAG
- the folP gene encoding dihydropteroate synthase, which produces MNVTPDSFFDGGSHQSHETAADAGCNLIAQGADMVDLGGESTRPFSQRVDAPLELSRVLPVLKKILEKHPRANVSIDTYKASVADETLRSGAVAVNDVSGCRFDPDLPDILAQHQPGYVLMHSLWPPETMQDAPSYGDVVSDICSFFEERLNVLIGKGLSQDRIVLDPGIGFGKTLEHNLEILRRIQEFKTFGLPLYLGLSNKSVWGKLLGLALEKRGMVTQVAVALTAAKGVAVHRVHDVESTRNTLELFKSIWF; this is translated from the coding sequence TTGAATGTTACTCCTGACTCGTTTTTTGACGGGGGAAGCCATCAGAGCCATGAAACTGCTGCAGACGCCGGCTGCAACCTTATTGCCCAGGGTGCGGACATGGTGGACCTGGGTGGAGAGAGCACCCGGCCTTTTTCCCAGAGGGTTGATGCCCCTCTGGAGCTGTCCAGGGTTTTGCCGGTTCTTAAAAAAATCCTTGAAAAGCATCCCCGGGCCAATGTATCCATAGATACATACAAGGCCTCTGTTGCTGATGAAACCTTGAGATCAGGGGCGGTTGCCGTCAATGATGTCTCAGGATGCCGTTTTGATCCGGACCTCCCGGACATCCTGGCCCAGCACCAGCCGGGTTATGTCCTCATGCACAGTCTTTGGCCGCCTGAAACCATGCAGGATGCCCCCAGCTACGGGGATGTGGTCTCAGATATCTGTTCTTTTTTTGAAGAGCGTCTTAATGTCCTGATTGGTAAAGGTCTGTCCCAAGACCGGATAGTGCTGGATCCGGGCATTGGATTTGGAAAAACTCTGGAGCACAACCTGGAAATTCTGCGCAGGATCCAAGAGTTTAAGACATTTGGCCTTCCCCTGTATCTTGGTCTTTCCAACAAGTCGGTCTGGGGAAAGCTGCTGGGACTGGCACTTGAAAAAAGAGGCATGGTCACCCAGGTGGCTGTAGCTCTGACCGCAGCCAAAGGTGTGGCTGTCCACAGGGTCCATGATGTAGAATCCACCAGGAATACTTTGGAACTATTTAAGAGCATATGGTTTTGA
- the argH gene encoding argininosuccinate lyase has translation MKQREQESSKLWGGRFKEKTSSLVEQFTQSLDHDRRLYAQDIAGSKAHAAMLGRQGVLTAEEAGVIISGLEQIRMEIESGIFVWSPELEDVHMNIEKRLTEIVGPVGQKLHTGRSRNDQVALDFRLFVRESLLLWQKEIKVLVQAILGQAQKNREAILPGYTHLQPAQPVSLAQHLLAYAQMLKRDHERAEDALKRVSVSPLGAAALAGTTYPLDPGTVAGELGLEKVFANSMDAVSDRDFALEGLFVSSLIMTHLSRLSEEIIIWSNPGFGFILLPDAYSTGSSIMPQKKNPDVAELVRGKTGSVFGRLVSLLTTMKALPLTYNRDMQEDKGPYFEAHDTVVSSLRVMSGMVEAMEFDKKAMVKALKKGFLNATEMADYLTSRGMPFRQAHHVTGEAVAFAEKKGVGLEDLALEDLKSFSDLVDKDIYDVLDYGQAVKRRNTPGGTGPESVSVQMAGISSWLNESA, from the coding sequence ATGAAACAAAGAGAGCAGGAAAGTTCCAAGCTCTGGGGAGGCCGGTTCAAGGAGAAAACATCTTCCCTTGTTGAACAGTTCACCCAGTCCCTGGATCATGACCGCAGACTTTATGCCCAGGATATTGCAGGCTCCAAGGCCCATGCTGCCATGCTGGGTCGACAGGGGGTGCTGACCGCTGAGGAGGCCGGGGTCATCATCAGTGGTTTAGAGCAGATCCGTATGGAGATCGAGTCCGGGATTTTTGTTTGGAGTCCTGAACTTGAAGACGTGCATATGAATATTGAAAAGCGTCTGACCGAGATAGTGGGGCCGGTGGGTCAGAAGCTGCACACAGGGCGAAGCCGTAATGATCAGGTGGCTCTGGATTTTCGTCTTTTTGTCCGGGAAAGTCTTTTATTGTGGCAGAAAGAAATTAAAGTACTTGTGCAGGCCATACTGGGACAGGCTCAAAAGAACAGAGAGGCCATCCTCCCGGGGTACACCCATCTCCAGCCGGCCCAGCCAGTAAGTCTGGCCCAGCATCTCCTGGCCTATGCCCAGATGCTCAAAAGAGATCATGAACGGGCTGAAGACGCCTTGAAAAGAGTTTCTGTTTCGCCACTGGGGGCAGCGGCCCTGGCTGGAACAACCTACCCTTTGGATCCAGGGACAGTAGCCGGGGAACTGGGGCTGGAAAAAGTCTTTGCCAACAGCATGGACGCTGTTAGCGACAGAGATTTTGCCCTGGAAGGACTGTTTGTATCCTCTTTGATCATGACCCATTTAAGTCGGCTGAGTGAAGAAATTATTATCTGGTCAAACCCGGGTTTCGGTTTTATATTGCTTCCTGATGCATACTCCACAGGATCATCCATCATGCCCCAGAAGAAGAATCCCGACGTTGCCGAGCTGGTCAGGGGCAAGACCGGATCGGTCTTTGGAAGGCTTGTATCTCTTCTGACCACCATGAAGGCCCTGCCCCTGACCTATAACAGGGATATGCAGGAGGACAAGGGGCCGTATTTTGAGGCCCATGATACAGTGGTTTCGAGTCTCCGGGTGATGTCGGGCATGGTGGAAGCTATGGAGTTTGATAAAAAGGCCATGGTTAAGGCCTTGAAAAAAGGTTTTTTGAATGCCACTGAGATGGCTGACTATCTGACTTCCAGGGGGATGCCCTTCAGACAGGCCCACCACGTGACCGGAGAAGCTGTGGCCTTTGCCGAGAAAAAAGGAGTTGGTCTGGAGGATCTGGCTCTGGAAGACCTGAAGAGTTTTTCTGATCTGGTGGACAAAGATATTTATGATGTTCTGGATTATGGGCAGGCTGTAAAGCGAAGAAACACCCCTGGCGGAACCGGTCCGGAATCGGTCTCCGTCCAGATGGCCGGGATCAGCTCCTGGCTGAATGAAAGTGCCTGA